In Paenibacillus sp. G2S3, a single window of DNA contains:
- a CDS encoding LysR family transcriptional regulator translates to MELRQLKTFYTLASTLNFTRAAEVQNYVPSTVTMQMKALEEELGVKLVDRLGKNVTLTDAGRTFLRYADNILSMVEEAQHAVKQSGELTGTVVISADETLCTYRLPAVLRQFRLCYPGIRLMFRPLANSNLKQSLREGETDIIFMLGEDKGETGFCREKMLDEPFYLLVSPDHPLAAHTALAIEDFHGETLLLTEKGCSYRTFFDRSLSQKGMGGITELEFNSAEAIKQCAKIGMGIAILPEMAVIGEVNRGELVPLPWDLTATSFATQMFWHEEKWISPAIEAFLSLTRETFLRKDLNRYS, encoded by the coding sequence ATGGAATTGCGCCAATTAAAAACCTTTTATACGCTTGCTTCCACACTCAACTTTACCCGAGCTGCAGAAGTGCAGAACTATGTCCCTTCAACGGTTACGATGCAAATGAAGGCCTTAGAGGAAGAATTGGGTGTCAAGTTGGTGGACAGATTGGGTAAAAATGTGACTTTGACCGATGCAGGGAGAACGTTCCTGCGCTATGCAGATAACATATTGAGTATGGTTGAAGAAGCACAGCATGCCGTCAAGCAATCCGGCGAATTAACGGGTACGGTAGTCATAAGTGCCGATGAAACGTTGTGTACGTATCGGCTGCCGGCTGTATTGCGTCAGTTTCGTTTGTGCTATCCAGGAATTCGGTTAATGTTTCGACCGCTGGCTAATTCGAACCTCAAACAGAGCTTGCGTGAAGGGGAAACTGACATTATTTTTATGCTGGGTGAAGACAAGGGCGAGACAGGATTTTGCCGTGAAAAAATGTTGGATGAGCCCTTTTATCTATTGGTGTCACCAGATCATCCTTTGGCTGCACATACTGCATTGGCCATTGAAGATTTTCATGGCGAGACCTTATTGTTGACGGAAAAGGGATGTTCCTATCGCACTTTTTTTGATCGAAGTCTTTCACAGAAGGGCATGGGGGGAATTACCGAATTGGAGTTTAACAGTGCTGAGGCTATTAAACAATGTGCGAAAATAGGAATGGGCATTGCCATATTGCCTGAAATGGCCGTGATAGGAGAAGTGAATCGGGGAGAACTGGTTCCGTTGCCGTGGGATTTGACCGCCACTTCGTTTGCGACCCAAATGTTTTGGCATGAAGAGAAATGGATCTCGCCTGCAATCGAAGCCTTTTTGAGCTTGACTAGAGAAACATTTTTGAGAAAAGATCTGAATCGTTACTCATGA
- a CDS encoding alpha/beta fold hydrolase, producing the protein MRDYEIYEIGDVLLQSGETLPNAILAYKTYGILNAAKNNVIVYPTWFAGLHTDNEWLIGPGKALDPEKYFIIVPNMFGNGLSSSPSNTPSPYHQANFPLISIYDNVRLQHQLVNQKFGIAEIALVVGWSLGAVQTFQWGASYPDMVKRIAPFGGTAMIRPHAKVVFEGMIAALQADSAWKNGFYTQKPKTGLAAMGRVYAAWGFSQAYYLEQLYQQEGYHTLEEYLVDYWDQVFLTFDANDLITMLRTGITGDISANPMYNGDFELALSSITARALVMPGSTDLFFTPQDNKAEARHIPNAFFLPIESKWGHCAGIGQHEPDSVFIDKSLKSFLLE; encoded by the coding sequence ATGAGAGATTATGAAATTTATGAAATAGGAGATGTTCTGCTGCAATCCGGTGAAACTCTACCAAATGCCATTCTCGCCTACAAAACATACGGCATACTAAATGCAGCCAAAAATAATGTGATTGTATATCCCACCTGGTTTGCCGGCTTGCATACTGATAACGAATGGTTAATCGGACCTGGAAAGGCACTGGATCCAGAAAAATATTTTATTATCGTCCCTAATATGTTCGGCAATGGACTCTCCTCCTCGCCAAGCAATACGCCATCACCCTATCATCAAGCAAATTTTCCACTGATTTCGATTTATGATAATGTGCGACTGCAGCATCAACTGGTGAATCAAAAGTTCGGTATTGCAGAAATCGCCCTCGTTGTAGGTTGGTCACTAGGGGCTGTGCAGACCTTTCAGTGGGGGGCAAGCTACCCCGATATGGTAAAACGAATCGCTCCATTCGGCGGGACTGCCATGATCCGGCCTCATGCAAAGGTTGTATTTGAAGGAATGATCGCTGCCCTTCAGGCTGATTCTGCTTGGAAAAATGGCTTTTACACGCAGAAACCCAAAACGGGATTGGCAGCGATGGGTCGAGTCTACGCAGCTTGGGGGTTTTCTCAGGCTTATTATCTAGAGCAGCTCTATCAGCAAGAGGGCTACCACACACTAGAGGAATATCTCGTCGATTACTGGGATCAAGTATTTTTGACCTTTGACGCTAATGACCTGATCACCATGTTACGTACCGGAATTACAGGTGACATTAGCGCTAATCCGATGTATAACGGCGATTTTGAGCTTGCATTAAGCAGTATAACAGCACGGGCCCTAGTTATGCCGGGAAGTACAGACCTTTTCTTCACTCCCCAGGATAACAAAGCTGAAGCACGTCATATACCAAATGCATTCTTCCTTCCGATTGAATCCAAGTGGGGGCATTGCGCAGGCATTGGACAGCATGAACCAGATTCCGTATTTATAGATAAAAGTCTAAAAAGTTTCTTGCTTGAATGA
- a CDS encoding GNAT family N-acetyltransferase encodes MSSFIRIAEPEDITNLTELMYEYIVGFYQNPAPPINNIHHLIQTLFDRQQGIQFVVEENGRLVGFATLYFTFSTMKADKIVVMNDFFLTEPYRDTELESQLFLACKNYCINQGYTNMTWITSINNTRAQSFFNTMKAIQGKDWVHFSIN; translated from the coding sequence ATGTCTTCTTTTATTCGAATTGCTGAGCCTGAAGATATAACGAATTTGACAGAATTAATGTATGAATATATCGTCGGATTTTATCAAAACCCTGCCCCTCCTATCAATAATATTCATCATTTGATTCAAACCCTTTTTGACAGACAACAGGGTATACAATTCGTCGTAGAAGAAAATGGAAGACTAGTCGGCTTTGCTACTCTATACTTTACATTTAGCACGATGAAAGCAGATAAAATTGTTGTGATGAACGACTTCTTCCTCACAGAGCCCTATAGAGATACGGAACTGGAATCCCAACTCTTTTTGGCATGTAAAAATTACTGCATCAATCAGGGATACACCAATATGACTTGGATAACTTCTATTAATAACACACGGGCCCAATCATTCTTCAACACAATGAAGGCGATCCAAGGGAAAGATTGGGTGCACTTCTCCATCAACTAA
- a CDS encoding sigma-70 family RNA polymerase sigma factor — translation MEDQGIVHLYLQRSQQAILETKNKYGAYCRVIARNIISNFSDVEECENDTYLAAWNSIPPNLPRNFPVFLGRITRNIALDKYGYNTAKKRNREFEVILSELEECLASPDTVETEYEEGEIANLINQFLYGIDEQARNIFIGRYWHSYSIDDLSIRFNMSSSKVKSILFRTRNKLRVHLDKEGVNL, via the coding sequence ATGGAAGACCAAGGAATAGTCCACTTATACCTGCAGCGTTCACAGCAAGCCATTTTAGAGACTAAAAATAAATATGGGGCTTACTGCAGAGTAATTGCAAGAAACATTATTTCAAATTTCTCGGATGTTGAAGAGTGTGAGAACGATACATACTTAGCGGCATGGAATTCAATACCGCCTAATCTGCCTAGGAATTTCCCTGTATTTCTAGGGAGGATCACCCGTAATATTGCGCTTGATAAGTATGGTTATAATACAGCGAAAAAGCGTAATCGTGAGTTTGAAGTCATTTTAAGTGAACTAGAAGAATGTCTAGCTTCACCTGATACTGTAGAAACAGAGTACGAAGAAGGTGAGATCGCTAACTTAATAAATCAATTTTTATATGGAATAGATGAGCAAGCAAGAAATATATTTATTGGAAGGTACTGGCATTCTTATTCAATAGATGATCTTTCAATAAGATTTAATATGAGTAGTAGCAAAGTGAAATCTATATTATTTAGGACAAGAAATAAACTTCGAGTTCATCTAGACAAAGAGGGGGTTAACCTATGA
- a CDS encoding NUDIX domain-containing protein, which produces MIILEKIRLRAGALIIEKGCILLVEFENDNLDGVHYNLPAGGLEPGETLIEAVKREAKEEACVEIEVGPVAFVYEYQPTKSNYIYGDSHSVGVTFSCKLKAGSNPRLPESPDSKQIGVTWVPISELHSIQLYPEINQDILDYYNGNNYRNYVEEHEIQQSKSLRYRTPNT; this is translated from the coding sequence GTGATAATACTGGAAAAGATAAGACTGCGCGCTGGTGCATTAATAATTGAGAAGGGTTGCATTTTACTAGTGGAGTTTGAGAATGACAATCTTGATGGCGTGCATTACAATCTTCCAGCAGGTGGCCTTGAGCCAGGAGAAACACTGATTGAAGCTGTAAAACGGGAAGCAAAAGAAGAGGCTTGTGTTGAGATAGAGGTCGGTCCCGTTGCATTTGTTTACGAATATCAACCTACAAAAAGCAATTACATATACGGGGATTCTCATTCAGTAGGAGTTACATTTAGTTGTAAATTGAAAGCGGGATCAAATCCAAGACTTCCCGAATCACCAGATTCTAAGCAAATTGGTGTAACGTGGGTTCCAATTTCGGAGCTGCACTCTATTCAACTGTATCCGGAGATTAATCAGGACATTCTTGATTACTACAATGGTAATAACTATAGAAATTATGTTGAGGAACATGAAATTCAACAGAGTAAGTCGTTACGCTACAGAACTCCTAACACGTAG
- a CDS encoding NUDIX hydrolase, with protein MGELAYGGIVINNAGEVLMRSPSGFWGGYAWTFAKGGSDPQDQSPENTALREVREETGYVCEVVAPIPGAFESETCTTKCFLLRPIGEVHSFDHEIQEIRWVSKDEAFKLINLTVPEKGRLRDSNALKSAIEVMQSL; from the coding sequence ATGGGTGAACTCGCTTATGGAGGAATTGTTATCAATAATGCTGGTGAGGTATTGATGAGAAGCCCTAGCGGATTCTGGGGAGGTTACGCTTGGACTTTTGCTAAAGGTGGAAGCGATCCTCAAGATCAATCTCCTGAAAATACAGCATTGAGAGAAGTGAGAGAAGAGACTGGGTATGTTTGTGAAGTTGTCGCACCGATCCCAGGGGCATTTGAATCAGAGACATGTACAACTAAGTGTTTTTTATTAAGACCAATAGGAGAAGTACATAGTTTTGATCATGAAATACAGGAAATCCGATGGGTAAGCAAGGATGAGGCATTTAAATTAATAAATCTGACAGTACCAGAAAAAGGACGATTAAGGGATAGCAACGCTCTTAAAAGTGCCATAGAAGTTATGCAATCATTGTAG
- a CDS encoding NADP-dependent oxidoreductase, with product MKAMIIEKYGKSPLLLADIPMPSVGDYDVLAEIHAGSINPIDFKVRDGKTRMLLKYDMPLVLGNDFSGIVTKVGNKVTKFKIGDAIYGRPRKNRIGTFAEYISIHEDDIALKPQNLSFEEAASIPLVGLTSYQALHDILQLSAGQKVLIQAGSGGVGTFAIQLAKAMGVYVATTTSDAGANLVKSLGADQIINYKTEQFDKVLLNYDGVFDTIGGETLEKAFKIVKPGAQIVSVSGLPNARFGVEYGSGFIKTSLFRLVTRKLTKLEKRYNVKYSFLFMKPSGRQLEIISELIEAGKIKPVIDQIFSFEEAQKAMEYSESGRAKGKIVLKIK from the coding sequence ATGAAAGCGATGATCATTGAAAAATACGGAAAAAGTCCTCTTCTATTGGCAGACATTCCAATGCCTTCAGTAGGTGATTATGATGTGTTGGCAGAAATCCATGCGGGGAGTATTAATCCTATCGATTTCAAGGTGCGGGATGGCAAAACTCGTATGCTGTTGAAATACGATATGCCGCTTGTGTTAGGAAATGATTTTTCAGGTATAGTCACCAAAGTAGGAAACAAAGTAACAAAATTCAAAATAGGTGATGCAATATACGGTCGTCCAAGAAAGAATAGAATTGGAACCTTCGCAGAATATATTTCTATTCATGAAGACGATATAGCCTTAAAGCCTCAAAATCTTTCTTTTGAGGAAGCGGCGTCAATCCCATTAGTCGGGCTTACATCCTATCAAGCATTACATGATATATTACAGCTATCGGCAGGGCAAAAGGTGTTAATTCAAGCTGGTTCGGGGGGCGTTGGAACCTTTGCTATCCAGCTGGCCAAAGCGATGGGGGTTTATGTGGCTACAACTACTAGCGATGCTGGAGCAAATCTGGTCAAATCTCTTGGAGCTGATCAAATAATCAATTATAAAACAGAACAATTTGATAAAGTCTTACTAAATTATGATGGAGTATTCGATACGATTGGCGGAGAGACATTAGAAAAGGCTTTTAAAATAGTCAAACCAGGCGCACAAATTGTATCGGTTTCTGGGCTGCCCAATGCACGCTTCGGAGTTGAATATGGGTCTGGTTTTATAAAAACGAGTCTTTTTCGATTAGTTACCCGTAAGCTAACAAAATTAGAGAAGCGATATAATGTCAAATACAGCTTCTTGTTCATGAAACCAAGCGGTAGACAATTGGAGATTATTTCGGAGCTTATAGAAGCAGGGAAAATAAAGCCTGTAATTGATCAAATATTCTCTTTTGAAGAAGCTCAGAAGGCGATGGAGTATTCCGAATCGGGCCGTGCAAAGGGAAAGATCGTATTAAAGATAAAGTGA